In a single window of the Fibrobacter sp. UWB15 genome:
- a CDS encoding glycosyltransferase family 2 protein, with amino-acid sequence MYSCSIIIIAYNSCDFIPACLKSVRDACENVDAQIIVLDNGSESPILPEIKAYFPEVLWLDSKENLGFGKGCNLAEKQATKPYLFFINPDTVVSRDSFKQVLDFMEEHPEAGTVGCRILNEDGSIQWACRRSFPTIISAVSKTIGLAALFPKSKLLASYNMTYADPDAVTEVDAVSGSFFCMKRDLYEQLKGFDEDFFMYGEDLDLCFRTKAAGRKNYYTPSTNILHFKGQSCRTRRWGSYVDFYKAMLIFVKKHKDLYFVPNFLVSFGILFAAFVGMFSRLIPKFWKMFLDLGVIAIWAFIFLGRGDSIARSCAKMGLSGDAALDCIDYSVVVKHSMLSVSQFEDWWLVGLVAVLNMVFLIFRGEYTVSSLKGEKFLRYLVPLNMLTVGGYAAFRYFTQTPIVNDEISILPYNYQWIAVVVSTCLVIPIALFVWRRVAFWINYFYRIFAKKRHRSILLGGREDSLSNWFDSYNVIPGIEILGCVSSEPEKISEENRQHLLGPLSEMESICNRTGCRELLVVSNFSGYREDFDIKWLDNLGLRVFLLIGNGKEGNYALVNLKYLH; translated from the coding sequence ATGTACTCTTGCTCCATTATCATCATCGCTTATAATTCTTGTGACTTTATCCCGGCATGTCTAAAGTCCGTGCGCGATGCGTGCGAAAATGTGGATGCACAGATTATTGTTCTGGATAATGGATCCGAATCGCCGATTCTGCCTGAAATCAAGGCCTATTTCCCCGAAGTTCTTTGGCTCGATTCCAAGGAAAACTTGGGCTTTGGCAAGGGCTGTAATCTCGCCGAAAAGCAGGCTACGAAACCGTACTTGTTTTTTATCAACCCCGATACGGTGGTGTCCCGCGATTCCTTTAAGCAGGTGCTGGACTTTATGGAAGAACATCCGGAAGCGGGTACGGTGGGCTGCCGCATCTTGAACGAAGACGGTTCTATCCAGTGGGCTTGCCGTCGTTCGTTTCCGACAATTATTTCTGCAGTTTCGAAGACAATCGGTCTTGCCGCCTTGTTCCCGAAGAGCAAGCTGCTGGCTAGCTACAACATGACCTACGCCGATCCCGATGCCGTTACCGAAGTGGATGCGGTCAGTGGTTCATTCTTCTGCATGAAGCGGGACCTGTACGAACAGCTGAAGGGCTTTGACGAAGACTTCTTTATGTACGGCGAAGACTTGGATCTTTGCTTCAGGACAAAGGCCGCGGGGCGCAAGAACTACTACACGCCTTCGACCAACATTCTGCATTTCAAGGGCCAGAGCTGCCGTACGCGCCGCTGGGGTTCTTATGTTGACTTCTACAAGGCCATGTTGATCTTTGTGAAAAAGCACAAGGACCTTTACTTTGTTCCGAATTTCCTGGTGTCTTTCGGTATTCTTTTTGCGGCATTCGTTGGAATGTTCTCGAGGCTCATTCCGAAGTTCTGGAAGATGTTCCTGGATTTGGGCGTTATTGCCATCTGGGCATTTATATTCCTGGGCCGCGGCGATTCCATTGCCCGTTCTTGCGCCAAGATGGGGCTTAGCGGCGATGCCGCCTTGGATTGCATCGACTATTCCGTAGTCGTAAAGCATTCCATGTTGAGCGTGTCGCAGTTCGAAGACTGGTGGCTTGTTGGCTTGGTCGCTGTCTTGAACATGGTTTTCCTCATCTTCCGCGGGGAATACACGGTTTCTAGCTTGAAGGGTGAAAAGTTCCTTCGTTATTTGGTCCCCTTGAATATGCTTACGGTGGGGGGCTATGCGGCTTTCCGCTACTTTACCCAGACGCCGATTGTTAACGACGAAATCAGTATATTGCCCTACAATTATCAGTGGATTGCTGTTGTGGTTTCAACTTGTCTGGTGATTCCCATTGCGCTTTTTGTATGGCGTCGCGTGGCATTTTGGATAAACTATTTCTACCGCATTTTCGCGAAGAAACGCCACCGCTCTATTTTGCTTGGCGGTCGCGAAGATTCCCTTAGCAACTGGTTCGATAGCTACAACGTGATTCCCGGAATCGAAATCCTGGGTTGCGTGAGTTCTGAACCCGAAAAAATCAGCGAAGAGAACCGTCAGCATCTTTTAGGTCCCCTTTCCGAGATGGAATCGATTTGCAACCGCACCGGCTGCCGCGAACTTCTGGTGGTGTCCAATTTCTCCGGTTATCGCGAAGATTTCGACATCAAGTGGCTCGACAACCTCGGATTGCGTGTGTTTTTGCTGATTGGTAACGGAAAAGAGGGCAATTACGCCCTTGTTAACCTCAAATATCTGCACTAA
- a CDS encoding polyprenol monophosphomannose synthase — protein sequence MAYPKSLVIVPTYNEKENIMLIMSAILEQNECLEILVVDDGSPDGTGDMVEEETKKNPRVHLIRRKGKMGLGSAYVTGFKWALERDYERVFEMDADFSHAPTDLNRFLETAEDADLVLGSRYQNHRISVVNWDLRRLILSYGANVYTRIVTGLPISDATGGFKCFRREALQALNLDKMKSDGYCFQIETTFKIWKKGLRVKEIPIIFTDRTRGTSKMSGGIISEAFFLVLKLRLGLA from the coding sequence ATGGCGTATCCTAAAAGTCTTGTAATTGTTCCGACTTATAATGAGAAAGAAAATATCATGCTCATTATGTCGGCTATTTTGGAACAGAACGAATGTCTGGAAATCTTGGTGGTCGACGATGGCAGTCCCGATGGTACGGGTGACATGGTCGAAGAAGAAACCAAGAAGAATCCACGAGTTCACCTAATCCGCCGTAAGGGCAAGATGGGGCTCGGTTCTGCTTATGTGACCGGCTTTAAGTGGGCTCTTGAACGCGACTATGAACGCGTTTTCGAAATGGATGCCGACTTTAGCCATGCTCCTACGGACTTGAATCGTTTTTTGGAAACTGCCGAAGATGCTGACCTCGTACTCGGTAGCCGCTACCAGAATCACCGCATTAGCGTGGTTAACTGGGACTTGCGTCGCCTGATTCTCAGCTACGGTGCAAATGTTTACACCCGCATTGTGACGGGGCTCCCGATTAGCGATGCCACGGGCGGTTTCAAGTGCTTTCGCCGCGAAGCGTTGCAGGCCTTGAACTTAGACAAGATGAAGAGTGACGGTTATTGCTTCCAGATCGAGACCACCTTCAAGATTTGGAAGAAGGGGTTGCGTGTCAAGGAAATTCCCATCATCTTTACGGACCGTACCCGCGGCACCTCCAAGATGAGCGGCGGCATTATTTCCGAAGCGTTCTTCCTGGTTCTTAAACTCCGCCTAGGACTCGCATAA
- a CDS encoding Trm112 family protein has translation MFDTNLLDILCCPETRGKLKLASDECLAALNQAISAGTLKNVAGEKVTEPLAEALTTEDNSRVYPVREGIPVLLADEAILL, from the coding sequence ATGTTCGATACAAATCTTTTGGATATTCTTTGCTGCCCCGAAACGAGGGGTAAGCTGAAATTGGCGTCCGACGAATGCTTGGCCGCTTTGAATCAGGCGATTTCTGCAGGCACGTTGAAAAACGTTGCCGGTGAAAAGGTGACGGAACCTCTGGCCGAGGCTCTTACTACCGAAGACAATTCCAGGGTGTATCCGGTTCGCGAAGGAATTCCCGTTCTTTTGGCGGACGAAGCAATTTTGCTCTAA